GACCGCGAACTCCAGTTCCGTCACGGTGTCCGGGACGGGGACCGGGTCGTCTGTTCGCATTCCTCTCCAGAGACATGCCTGCCGATTGCCTTACCCGGTGTGCCTATAGCTTTAGGTTGGACGACCGGTGAAGGGAAGTCAGATCGCGGGCACGGGCAGCGACGATACGGCCTCGCGGCGCTCACCGGCCGCCACAGCTATCGGGCAGTCTGTCCCTTTTTATATAGCCGCGCCGGTGTACCAGGTATGCAGACCCACATCGTGCCGGTCGGCTTCGACTACGACCGACTGATAGCGCCGCTCGTGCGCGAGCAGCTGGACGTCGACCGGGTGATCCTGCTGGAGGGAGCGGTCGGCAGCGAGGCCAACGTGGAGTACTCCCAGAACCTCGCGGAGAAGCTCGAGACCGACTACCGGAACCTGCTGGGCGCCGAGACCGAGCGCGTCGTCGTCGAGGACGTCTACGACTACGACACGGCCTTCGAGCAGGCCTTCGAGCTGATCAACACCGAACTGGACCGCGCCGACGACGCCGAGGTGTGGGTCAACATCTCGGCGATGCCCCGCACCGTCTCCTTCGCCTACGCGACGGCCGCCCACTCGATCATGGTCGAGCGCGAGGAGGACCGCCAGCGAATCCACACCTACTACACGGTCCCCGAGAAGTACCTGGAGACCGAACTCGCCGAGGAACTCCGCAAGGGGCTCGACCTGCTGGCGGACCTGAAGGACGAGGTCGACGGCGACCTCGACGAGCGCGTCGAGGAGCGCCTGGACACCGCCGAGGACCTCCTCTCGGAGTTCGACGAGCGCGGCACGACCATCGGAGCCAAGGAGATCGACGGCAGCCACGTGGTCGAGCTCCCCGTCGCCTCCTTCTCCAACGTCAAGCCCTTCGAGGAGGTCATCCTGTTCACGCTGGGCGAGCACGGCGAGTTCGAGTCCGTCTCGGAACTCGCCCAGGAACTGGCCCGCGAACTCGGCGAGGAGTACACCGACTCCTTCCGATCGAAGGTCATCTACAACGTCGACCGCCTCGGCCCCGGCGGCAAGGGTTACATCGAGCAGGAGGAACACGGGAAATCGTATCGGACTCGGCTGTCCCGCATCGGCGAGCTGTGGGTGCGCGCCCACGGCGACGGCGAGCGGCCCGAAGTCTAGCTACGAGGTCCCTCCGGAGGCAGCGCCTCGGCGGTAGTACGCTCGTGATCACCGAAAGCCAGAACCGCTGGACAACCGATTCTGTCGAAGCTCTTCTGTTCCACCGTCGGGCCGAAGCGATCGGTCAGTAGACGTGCGTATCGGTCGCTTTCAGAAGACGCGGCCGCACAATAATAGTGTGTGTATCCGACAATAATATACAAGACTAGAAAGTACCGAAACACATGATGTCCCTCCAAATGCTCGGGATCAACCCACTCGGTAGTTTACTGCTGGCACTCGTAGTCTCGTTCGTAATCATCCTATTCGGGACATACTTAGGGGTCCTCGGGGCGCTGCAGACGTTCTTCGGTGAGTCCTCATGGCAGGACGTCTCGACTGTCGAAGAGGAGTGAGGCTTTCGCCCGCCAACCAACGGCCCCATGACGACCATCAGTCATCCCCCGAGAACGGGCGGGAGGTGTAGCTTCTGTACTGACCGAAGCAACTAATCGCATCGAGGATATTCTCCCTGTCCGATTCGGAGTGGAACAGCCGCTCAGTAGGTGTGTGGACTGAGCGTAGCATCCGCGCGAACGCAGTGAGCGCGGTTCACTGAACGCGAGCGAAGCGAGCGTTCAGCCTTTTTCGCCCACGTTTTTCGAGGAGTGGTGGCCGAGCGGAGCGAGGCCACCCGACGATGAAAAAGGTGGCTGTACTGACCACCACGAGACGGGCAGATTCCGCCTGCCGTAGCTCTCAATACAACGCTAGCTGGCGACGCGAACCCGAAACAGTAAACCACCGCGAGCGTCCACGGAGGCATATGAGACGGCGCGCTCTCCGGCCCGACCGCACCGCGTCCGCCCGGGAGCGTGACGTATCCGTACGTGTAGGGGCGTCCTAGCCCCACACACAACCATTCCTCCGACGCACCGCCCGGCCGACCAGCGACGAGGTTAGCACCTGACGCAGTACGCGACACCGAGACCAGCACACGACACATGAGCCAGAAACAGGACGAGCGACTCCCGGCATCGTACGACCCCAGCGAGGTCGAACCGAAGTGGCAGGACCAGTGGGTCGAGGACGACACCTACGCCTACCCCGACGAGCGCGTCGACCCCGACACCGTCTTCAGCATCGACACGCCGCCGCCGACGGTCTCCGGCGACCTCCACATGGGTCACCTCTACCAGTTCACGCTGCAGGACTTCGTGGCCCGCTTCCGGCGGATGTACGAGGACGCCGTCTTCTTCCCGTTCGGCTACGACGACAACGGCATCGCCAGCGAGCGCCTGACCGAGCGCGAACTGGGCATCCGCCACCAGGACTTCGAGCGCCGCGAGTTCCAGCAGAAGTGCCGCGAGGTCTGCCAGGACTACGAGGACGCCTTCACCGACGACGTCCAGTCGCTGGCCATCTCCATCGACTGGGCGAATACGTACAAGACCATCGCGCCGAACGTCCAGCGGGCCTCCCAGCTGTCCTTCATCGACCTCTACGAGAAGGGCCGCGAGTACCGCCAGCGCGCGCCGACCATCTGGTGTCCGGACTGCGAGACGGCCATCTCGCAGGTCGAGCAGGAGGACCTGGACAAGCACACCAAGTTCAACGACATCGAGTTCCCGCTGGTCGAGGCCGGCGCGGAGGACAGCGACCGTGACGGGTTCACCATCTCGACGACGCGGCCGGAGCTGCTGCCGGCCTGCGTCGCCGTCTTCGTCCACCCCGACGACGAGGACAACCAGGATCTGGTCGGCGGCACCGCGGAGGTCCCGCTGTTCGGCCAGGAGGTCCCGATCATCGAGGACGAGCGGGTCGACATGGAGACCGGCAGCGGCGTCGTCATGTCCTGTACCTTCGGCGACCAGACCGACATCGAGTGGTACCAGGCTCACGACCTGCCGCTGCGCATCGCCATCGACGAGTCGGGCACGATGACCGACCTCGCCGGCGACTACGAGGGCATGACCACCGAGGACGCCCGCGAGGCCATCATCGAGGACCTCGACGACGCGGGCTCCCTCGTCGAGAGCCGCGACCACGACCACACCGTCCAGGTCCACGAGCGCTGCGAGACGGAGGTCGAGTACCTCGTCACCGAGCAGTGGTATGTCGAGCTGCTGGACAAAAAGGACGAGTACCTCGACGCGGGCCGGGAGATGGACTGGTTCCCGGAGAAGATGTACACCCGCTACCAGCACTGGATCGAGGGGCTGGAGTGGGACTGGTGCATCTCCCGCCAGCGCGACTCCGGCATCCCGTTCCCGGTCTGGTACTGCGGCGACTGCGGCGAGACGATCCTCGCCGACAAGGAAGACCTGCCGGTCGAGCCCATCGCGGACGACCCGCCGGTCGACAGCTGTCCGGAGTGCGGGGGCACCGACTTCGAGCCCGAGGAGGACGTCTTCGACACGTGGGCGACCTCGTCGCTGACCCCCCTCGTCAACGCCGGCTGGGACTGGGACGCGGACAGCGAGGAGTTCACCATGGAACGGCCGGAGCTCTACCAGTTCGACCTGCGCCCGCAGGGCCACGACATCATCTCGTTCTGGCTGTTCCACACCGTCGTCAAGTGCTACGAGCACACCGGCGAGGTGCCCTTCGACAGCGTCATGGTCAACGGCATGGTCCTCGACGAGAACCGCGAGGCCATGTCCAAGTCCAAGGGCAACGTCGTCCGCCCGGAGGAAGTGCTGGAGGAGTTCCCCGTCGACGCCGCCCGCTTCTGGGCCGCCGGCACCTCCATCGGCGACGACTTCCCCTACAAGGAGGGCGACCTGGAGGCCGGCGAGCGCCTGCTCCAGAAGCTCTGGAACGCCTCCCGTCTCGTGGATCAGCTCGCCCCGAGCGAGGTCGACGAGCCCGACGAGTTCGCGGAGGTCGACCGCTGGCTGCTGGCGGAGCTGGACGACCTGATCGAGAGCACGACCGAGCGGTTCCTCGACTACGAGTTCTCGAAGGCCCGCGACGAGCTGCGGTCGTTCTTCTGGAACACGTTCTGCGACGACTACCTGGAGGTCGCCAAGC
This genomic interval from Halomicrobium urmianum contains the following:
- a CDS encoding valine--tRNA ligase, whose translation is MSQKQDERLPASYDPSEVEPKWQDQWVEDDTYAYPDERVDPDTVFSIDTPPPTVSGDLHMGHLYQFTLQDFVARFRRMYEDAVFFPFGYDDNGIASERLTERELGIRHQDFERREFQQKCREVCQDYEDAFTDDVQSLAISIDWANTYKTIAPNVQRASQLSFIDLYEKGREYRQRAPTIWCPDCETAISQVEQEDLDKHTKFNDIEFPLVEAGAEDSDRDGFTISTTRPELLPACVAVFVHPDDEDNQDLVGGTAEVPLFGQEVPIIEDERVDMETGSGVVMSCTFGDQTDIEWYQAHDLPLRIAIDESGTMTDLAGDYEGMTTEDAREAIIEDLDDAGSLVESRDHDHTVQVHERCETEVEYLVTEQWYVELLDKKDEYLDAGREMDWFPEKMYTRYQHWIEGLEWDWCISRQRDSGIPFPVWYCGDCGETILADKEDLPVEPIADDPPVDSCPECGGTDFEPEEDVFDTWATSSLTPLVNAGWDWDADSEEFTMERPELYQFDLRPQGHDIISFWLFHTVVKCYEHTGEVPFDSVMVNGMVLDENREAMSKSKGNVVRPEEVLEEFPVDAARFWAAGTSIGDDFPYKEGDLEAGERLLQKLWNASRLVDQLAPSEVDEPDEFAEVDRWLLAELDDLIESTTERFLDYEFSKARDELRSFFWNTFCDDYLEVAKQRLDDEDAPSTQYALTTAHRTFLKLFAPFLPHVTEELWQLRYDGGSIHTSDWPEARGFEADLAAGETAMDVISALRGYKSDNGLALNAELDEVDVYGTIDGFEAAIAQVMHVGDLTAHDETLEITTEVVDVDLDYSLVGPEYGSQVGDIEGAIASGDYEIDGDRLRAAGVELDNEMFEVVEERTFEGEGEMIEIEDAVVVVR
- a CDS encoding HFX_2341 family transcriptional regulator, encoding MQTHIVPVGFDYDRLIAPLVREQLDVDRVILLEGAVGSEANVEYSQNLAEKLETDYRNLLGAETERVVVEDVYDYDTAFEQAFELINTELDRADDAEVWVNISAMPRTVSFAYATAAHSIMVEREEDRQRIHTYYTVPEKYLETELAEELRKGLDLLADLKDEVDGDLDERVEERLDTAEDLLSEFDERGTTIGAKEIDGSHVVELPVASFSNVKPFEEVILFTLGEHGEFESVSELAQELARELGEEYTDSFRSKVIYNVDRLGPGGKGYIEQEEHGKSYRTRLSRIGELWVRAHGDGERPEV